From the Anaeromyxobacter dehalogenans 2CP-1 genome, the window TCCGCCATGGGGTCGAGCGGCGGCAGGAGGTCGTCGATGCGGACCGGCAGGTCCACCACGAAGTTCAGCACCCGGTAGCCGCGGCCGCTGAACTCGTTGCGCGGCTCGGAGGGATCGCGCCGCTCCAGGTCCGGCGGGAGCTGCAGCTGGCCGCCGATCTCGGCGCCGCGCGGGTGGCGCTTCAGCAGGTCGACGAAGCGGACCAGGCTGTTCTGCGTCTGGCCGGGGACGGTGTAGTTGAACGGGAACAGCGTCCGGGTGAGGTGCAGCACCACCGGCGCGATCTGCTCCGGGGTCTCGGTGACGATCCGGTAGCGCACCCGGTCGAAGATCTGCGCCGCCACCGACTCCTTCTTCGCGATGAGCTTCGTCACCAGCGAGCCGCGCGCCTTCACGCTCCCGGCGAACTCGAGGATGGGCATCCCCCCGGCCCGCATGCGGGCCGCCTCGCCCATGATGCGGCGGTCCACCCGCTCCGAGAGGTCGCTCTCCCGGGTGGGCGTGCGGAACAGCAGCTCGCGCGCCTCCAGGTGGTGGATCACGTGCATCACCTTGAGCACGACGCACGCGATGCGCCGGTACTTCCGCGGCTCGGCGACGCCGGAGGCGAGCAGGAACAGGTCCCGCACGTCGTCCGGCATGGCCACCGGGTCGGCCACCCGGTAGCCGAACGCGTGCCGCAGGTACTCGACCGCCTGGCCCAGGATGGCGCGCAGGCGGCGCTCGTCCCGCGGGTCCTCCAGGTCGAACAGGTTCAGGCCGAGGAACTCGTCCACCTCGGCGGCGGTGGTGAAGTCCAGGCGGCGCCAGTCCACCACCGACCCGCCGCGCAGCACCAGCCGCAGCGCCTCCAGCTCGGCCAGCCCCATCTCCTCGAGCGGGCGGTAGAGAGCGCCCGGAACGGACGGCTGCTTCGGCTGCTTCAGCTCGAAGGGCATCTCTCCTCGGAGGTCGCGGGGCGCGAACGGCGAGGCTGAAGATGTCAGCGCGGGGTGGCCGGGTCAAGGCACCGATGGCCGCACGCGAGCGGCCGCCTGCCGCCACGGGCGGCGCCCGCCGGCCCCGAGCCCGTCCGAGGTCCGGCGGAAGCCCCGCCTGTTCGTGAACGTCGATCGGCCGCTAGAACTTGATCGGGAACGTCACGTCGGAGCGGCCGCTCTTCGACCTCGGGAACCTGGTGCCCCGGAGCACGCCCGACAGGCACTGGGCGAGCGGGCCCGAGGCGTACTCCGGCGTGGCGCACTTGGCGTTCTGCACCGACCCGTCGGGGGCGATGGCCCAGCGCATCTTCAGCACGCCGGACGCGGCCGGATCCCGCGTCTTCTGCTCCTGCACGCACTGCTGCAGCGAGGAGACGCGGCCGAGGATGGTCTCGTTCACCTGCGAGTCGGAGACGCGGTCCGGCAGCGCGCCGCCGCCGGGCGCGGGCGGCACGTACACGGAGCGTGCGCCGGGCTTGGTGCCGCCGAGCGCCGCGTCCAGCGCGGCGTCGTTGCTCTCGAAGTCGAGGACGGAGTCGCGCTTCCGCGGCGCGGGCGCCGGCGCGGCATCGGCCTTCGCGACGCGGGTGGGCTCGCGCACCGCCCGCTCCGGCGCCTCGCGCCGCGCCGGGCGCGCCGGGGCGGGCTCGCGCCGCGCGGGCGCCTCCGCGACCTTGCGCGCCGGCTCGGGCGCCGGCGCCGCCTTGGCGGGCTCGGGGGCCGCCGCGGGGGTTGGCGCGGGCGCGGGCTCGGCAGCGGCCGGAGGCGCGTCTGCCTTCGCGACCACCGGCTCGGCGGCCGGAGTGGGCGCCGGCGCCGCCGCAGGCTGCGCGGCGGGCGGAGCCGGGGCGGGCTCCGGGCGGGCCGCGGTCGCGACCGGCGCGGGCGCGGCCTGGCTCGCCGGCGCGCGGCCGAGGATCCACCAGCCGGCCCCCGCGGCCGCGACCACCGCCACCGTCGCCACCGCGCCGAGCACCGCCGCGCGCGAGGCGGAGCGGCGGTTCCGCAGCTCCTCCGCGCCTCGCGCCACCGACGAGCGCCGCTCGATCTTCTTCTCGCCGGTGGTCTCGAGCGCC encodes:
- a CDS encoding TIGR04552 family protein, with the translated sequence MPFELKQPKQPSVPGALYRPLEEMGLAELEALRLVLRGGSVVDWRRLDFTTAAEVDEFLGLNLFDLEDPRDERRLRAILGQAVEYLRHAFGYRVADPVAMPDDVRDLFLLASGVAEPRKYRRIACVVLKVMHVIHHLEARELLFRTPTRESDLSERVDRRIMGEAARMRAGGMPILEFAGSVKARGSLVTKLIAKKESVAAQIFDRVRYRIVTETPEQIAPVVLHLTRTLFPFNYTVPGQTQNSLVRFVDLLKRHPRGAEIGGQLQLPPDLERRDPSEPRNEFSGRGYRVLNFVVDLPVRIDDLLPPLDPMADELGRIVFSLVEFQVVDRATAIANEAGDSSHDRYKRRQLKRVLRRLSRGLVVPKRRRRGGS
- the gltJ gene encoding adventurous gliding motility protein GltJ, which codes for MKFGCDRCDAQYMISDDKVGPSGVKVRCKKCGNVIRVRRAAENGAVAPEAPASTTAAAAGGGAGTPPPGGGGAPEGGLDAELGQAFDHAFGDTPPAGVAAPGQDPDATQETTPEEQARLAAASAAPTPELPATEWYVAIGQAQVGPLPLLEVKKKWEGGDVGPDSLVWRPGMGDWAAVSAVPDLAAYLSPVPRGARPSRTPAPFAASASARAAPEPAPAASPVPGADVDWKPVGASALAALASDELAARAPEPAAARPSAGGVKSLMDSMDLPDGGGVDPTGAVPLPIKALETTGEKKIERRSSVARGAEELRNRRSASRAAVLGAVATVAVVAAAGAGWWILGRAPASQAAPAPVATAARPEPAPAPPAAQPAAAPAPTPAAEPVVAKADAPPAAAEPAPAPTPAAAPEPAKAAPAPEPARKVAEAPARREPAPARPARREAPERAVREPTRVAKADAAPAPAPRKRDSVLDFESNDAALDAALGGTKPGARSVYVPPAPGGGALPDRVSDSQVNETILGRVSSLQQCVQEQKTRDPAASGVLKMRWAIAPDGSVQNAKCATPEYASGPLAQCLSGVLRGTRFPRSKSGRSDVTFPIKF